From Anopheles coluzzii chromosome 3, AcolN3, whole genome shotgun sequence, the proteins below share one genomic window:
- the LOC120956259 gene encoding testis-specific serine/threonine-protein kinase 6-like, translating into MEKNSTCLPKIGTGSLGVAEAQSTWSRMRVKNILNAKGYIVGRCIGSGSYSKVYQAVYRPVLLETGPGHAIALKLIDRRRTSKDYERLLPRETVAMLALNHPNIVSVMSIQEYGPFVCVFMDFCRCGDLLQYVQVRKRISERRSKLFFRQLVRAVQYMHDQGFCHRDIKCENVLLASQDYVKLTDFSFAKQCSEPKRGASELSTTYCGSIAYTAPEVLKGIPYDPKAHDMWSLGCVLFIMVTGTMPFDESNIAITIGHQERKQYGYPPGLKLNPAILDLIDRMIEPDVSVRATIGQVAEDSWVLV; encoded by the coding sequence ATGGAGAAAAATTCAACGTGTTTGCCGAAAATTGGTACCGGATCGCTGGGTGTCGCCGAGGCGCAATCCACCTGGAGCCGGATGCGCGTGAAGAACATCCTGAACGCGAAGGGCTACATCGTCGGACGGTGCATCGGCTCGGGCTCGTACTCGAAAGTGTACCAAGCCGTCTACCGTCCGGTGCTGCTCGAAACCGGTCCCGGCCACGCCATCGCCCTGAAGCTGATCGATCGGCGCCGAACGTCCAAGGACTACGAGCGCTTGCTGCCGCGGGAAACGGTCGCCATGCTCGCGCTGAACCATCCAAACATCGTGTCGGTAATGTCGATCCAGGAGTACGGGCCGTTCGTGTGCGTGTTTATGGACTTTTGCCGGTGCGGCGATCTGCTGCAGTACGTGCAGGTGCGCAAGCGAATCTCGGAGCGCCGGTCGAAGCTGTTCTTCCGGCAGCTGGTGCGGGCGGTACAGTACATGCACGACCAGGGCTTCTGCCATCGGGACATCAAGTGCGAGAATGTGCTGCTGGCCAGCCAGGACTATGTGAAGCTAACGGATTTCAGCTTCGCCAAACAGTGTAGCGAACCGAAGCGTGGAGCCAGCGAGCTGAGCACGACGTACTGCGGATCGATTGCGTACACTGCGCCCGAAGTGCTCAAAGGCATTCCGTACGACCCGAAGGCACACGACATGTGGTCGCTGGGGTGCGTACTGTTCATCATGGTGACCGGCACGATGCCGTTCGATGAGAGCAATATCGCGATCACGATAGGGCACCAGGAGCGTAAGCAGTACGGCTATCCGCCGGGGCTGAAGCTGAACCCAGCGATACTGGACCTGATTGACCGCATGATCGAACCGGACGTTAGTGTGCGTGCTACGATAGGGCAGGTGGCGGAAGACTCGTGGGTTTTGGTGTGA